In Bacillus toyonensis BCT-7112, a single window of DNA contains:
- a CDS encoding alpha/beta fold hydrolase produces MLCRIKDAEIYYEIVGEGKPILIIHGCAPDHRLMQRCMESVFQKYEGYQKIYIDLPGMGKSNAPDWINSSDHILEVLIAFIEEIISTEKFLLVGESYGGYLARGILSKMSEKVNGLLLVCPVVVAQPKERLLPDKQVLVRDEEFLNTLTSIEREEFCDLAVVANEYTYTRFKEEIKPGLDVANYEFIERLQKNYPLTIDFHRKKYEKPVLLLAGRQDITVGYQDIIGMIENYPRATLAVLDTAGHNLQIEQPELFESLVGEWIRRTT; encoded by the coding sequence TTATTATACATGGGTGTGCCCCTGATCATAGGTTAATGCAAAGATGTATGGAATCAGTATTTCAGAAATATGAAGGATATCAAAAAATTTATATTGATTTACCTGGCATGGGAAAATCGAACGCTCCAGATTGGATAAATAGTTCAGACCATATATTAGAAGTACTTATTGCATTTATTGAGGAGATTATTTCTACTGAAAAATTCTTATTGGTAGGAGAATCGTACGGAGGATATTTGGCTAGAGGGATACTCTCAAAGATGTCTGAGAAGGTGAATGGATTATTGTTAGTATGTCCTGTTGTTGTAGCACAACCAAAAGAAAGACTTTTACCGGATAAACAGGTACTTGTACGAGACGAGGAGTTTTTAAATACGCTCACTTCTATCGAAAGAGAAGAATTTTGCGATTTGGCAGTGGTAGCAAATGAATATACATATACACGATTCAAAGAAGAAATTAAGCCAGGATTAGATGTTGCTAATTATGAATTTATTGAAAGGTTGCAAAAGAATTACCCTCTTACTATAGATTTTCACCGTAAGAAATATGAGAAACCCGTTCTTTTATTAGCTGGAAGACAAGATATAACAGTAGGGTATCAAGATATTATAGGAATGATTGAAAATTATCCAAGAGCGACATTAGCTGTGTTAGACACGGCAGGACATAATTTGCAAATTGAACAGCCTGAACTATTTGAGAGTTTAGTAGGAGAGTGGATTAGAAGAACAACTTAG
- a CDS encoding histidine phosphatase family protein, translated as MSTFIYMVRHGESLKIEGNERTRGLTEKGNLDTHRVTEILKTEGIDTFISSPYKRAMLTIEEAANFYEKEIVVYENLKECRFASEDQIILDKEVYPLVKKMFSNPDFARTEGESYADCQRRVVKVLKEILMGFQGRKIVIGTHGLVMTLMMNYFDKQYGLEFLMNTAKPDIYKMEFKEEQLMNVERLWKAE; from the coding sequence ATGAGTACATTTATTTACATGGTTAGACATGGTGAATCACTTAAAATAGAGGGGAATGAAAGAACACGTGGATTAACTGAGAAAGGAAATTTAGATACTCATAGAGTAACTGAGATATTAAAAACAGAGGGAATTGATACTTTCATTTCAAGTCCGTATAAGAGAGCTATGTTAACGATAGAAGAGGCAGCTAATTTCTATGAAAAAGAAATAGTAGTATATGAAAATCTTAAAGAGTGTCGATTTGCAAGTGAGGATCAGATTATATTAGACAAAGAGGTGTATCCACTTGTAAAGAAGATGTTCTCTAATCCGGACTTTGCACGAACGGAAGGAGAGTCATATGCGGATTGCCAGAGAAGAGTAGTGAAAGTATTAAAAGAAATCTTAATGGGTTTTCAAGGGCGCAAAATTGTAATTGGTACACATGGGCTTGTCATGACATTGATGATGAACTATTTTGATAAGCAATATGGGCTTGAATTTTTAATGAATACAGCAAAACCGGATATATATAAGATGGAATTTAAAGAAGAACAATTAATGAATG